In Rhinolophus sinicus isolate RSC01 chromosome X, ASM3656204v1, whole genome shotgun sequence, a single genomic region encodes these proteins:
- the EDA2R gene encoding tumor necrosis factor receptor superfamily member 27 isoform X2 yields MECKENEYWDQWGRCVTCQLCGPGQELSKDCGYGEGGDAYCTACPPRRYKSSWGHHRCQICITCAVINRVQKTNCTATSNAVCGDCLPRFYQKTRIGGVQDQECIPCTKQTPTSEVQCAFQLSLVKADAPTVPPQEATLVLMSSLLVVFTLAFLGLFILYCKQFFNTHCQHGGSLQFEADEAAEEESLFPMPPGQETSPESPLSESIFETQPLNPILDDDSSSTRGFPTQESFTMASCASESHSHWVHTPIECTELDLQKFSSSASNTGAETLGGNTAESSGDRLELNVPFEVPSP; encoded by the exons GATTGTGGGTATGGAGAGGGTGGAGATGCATACTGCACAGCCTGCCCTCCCCGCAGATACAAAAGCAGCTGGGGCCACCATAGATGTCAGATTTGCATCACCTGTGCTGTCATCAATCGTGTCCAGAAAACCAACTGCACAGCTACCTCTAATGCTGTCTGTGGGGACTGTCTGCCCAG GTTCTACCAAAAGACACGCATTGGAGGTGTGCAGGATCAAGAGTGCATCCCGTGCACGAAGCAGACCCCCACTTCTGAGGTTCAAT GTGCCTTCCAGTTGAGCTTAGTGAAGGCAGATGCACCCACAGTGCCCCCTCAGGAGGCCACACTTGTACTGATGAGCAGCCTGCTCGTGGTGTTTACCCTGGCTTTCTTGGGGCTCTTCATCCTCTACTGCAAGCAGTTCTTCAACACACATTGCCAGCATG GAGGTTCGCTGCAGTTTGAGGCTGACGAGGCAGCGGAGGAGGAATCTCTCTTCCCCATGCCACCTGGCCAGGAGACCAGTCCTGAGTCCCCACTGAGTGAAAGCATCTTTGAGACCCAGCCACTTAACCCCATCCTGGATGACGACAGCAGCTCGACTCGTGGCTTCCCCACCCAAGAGTCTTTTACCATGGCCTCCTGCGCCTCAGAGAGCCACTCCCACTGGGTCCACACTCCCATCGAATGCACAGAGCTGGACCTGCAAAAGttttccagctctgcctccaaTACTGGAGCTGAGACCCTGGGGGGGAACACAGCTGAAAGCTCTGGAGACAGGCTGGAACTCAATGTGCCCTTTGAAGTCCCCAGCCCTTAA
- the EDA2R gene encoding tumor necrosis factor receptor superfamily member 27 isoform X3, which produces MNTGTNGDGVSPANCVGLDRSSPRFYQKTRIGGVQDQECIPCTKQTPTSEVQCAFQLSLVKADAPTVPPQEATLVLMSSLLVVFTLAFLGLFILYCKQFFNTHCQHVAGGSLQFEADEAAEEESLFPMPPGQETSPESPLSESIFETQPLNPILDDDSSSTRGFPTQESFTMASCASESHSHWVHTPIECTELDLQKFSSSASNTGAETLGGNTAESSGDRLELNVPFEVPSP; this is translated from the exons GTTCTACCAAAAGACACGCATTGGAGGTGTGCAGGATCAAGAGTGCATCCCGTGCACGAAGCAGACCCCCACTTCTGAGGTTCAAT GTGCCTTCCAGTTGAGCTTAGTGAAGGCAGATGCACCCACAGTGCCCCCTCAGGAGGCCACACTTGTACTGATGAGCAGCCTGCTCGTGGTGTTTACCCTGGCTTTCTTGGGGCTCTTCATCCTCTACTGCAAGCAGTTCTTCAACACACATTGCCAGCATG TTGCAGGAGGTTCGCTGCAGTTTGAGGCTGACGAGGCAGCGGAGGAGGAATCTCTCTTCCCCATGCCACCTGGCCAGGAGACCAGTCCTGAGTCCCCACTGAGTGAAAGCATCTTTGAGACCCAGCCACTTAACCCCATCCTGGATGACGACAGCAGCTCGACTCGTGGCTTCCCCACCCAAGAGTCTTTTACCATGGCCTCCTGCGCCTCAGAGAGCCACTCCCACTGGGTCCACACTCCCATCGAATGCACAGAGCTGGACCTGCAAAAGttttccagctctgcctccaaTACTGGAGCTGAGACCCTGGGGGGGAACACAGCTGAAAGCTCTGGAGACAGGCTGGAACTCAATGTGCCCTTTGAAGTCCCCAGCCCTTAA
- the EDA2R gene encoding tumor necrosis factor receptor superfamily member 27 isoform X1, protein MECKENEYWDQWGRCVTCQLCGPGQELSKDCGYGEGGDAYCTACPPRRYKSSWGHHRCQICITCAVINRVQKTNCTATSNAVCGDCLPRFYQKTRIGGVQDQECIPCTKQTPTSEVQCAFQLSLVKADAPTVPPQEATLVLMSSLLVVFTLAFLGLFILYCKQFFNTHCQHVAGGSLQFEADEAAEEESLFPMPPGQETSPESPLSESIFETQPLNPILDDDSSSTRGFPTQESFTMASCASESHSHWVHTPIECTELDLQKFSSSASNTGAETLGGNTAESSGDRLELNVPFEVPSP, encoded by the exons GATTGTGGGTATGGAGAGGGTGGAGATGCATACTGCACAGCCTGCCCTCCCCGCAGATACAAAAGCAGCTGGGGCCACCATAGATGTCAGATTTGCATCACCTGTGCTGTCATCAATCGTGTCCAGAAAACCAACTGCACAGCTACCTCTAATGCTGTCTGTGGGGACTGTCTGCCCAG GTTCTACCAAAAGACACGCATTGGAGGTGTGCAGGATCAAGAGTGCATCCCGTGCACGAAGCAGACCCCCACTTCTGAGGTTCAAT GTGCCTTCCAGTTGAGCTTAGTGAAGGCAGATGCACCCACAGTGCCCCCTCAGGAGGCCACACTTGTACTGATGAGCAGCCTGCTCGTGGTGTTTACCCTGGCTTTCTTGGGGCTCTTCATCCTCTACTGCAAGCAGTTCTTCAACACACATTGCCAGCATG TTGCAGGAGGTTCGCTGCAGTTTGAGGCTGACGAGGCAGCGGAGGAGGAATCTCTCTTCCCCATGCCACCTGGCCAGGAGACCAGTCCTGAGTCCCCACTGAGTGAAAGCATCTTTGAGACCCAGCCACTTAACCCCATCCTGGATGACGACAGCAGCTCGACTCGTGGCTTCCCCACCCAAGAGTCTTTTACCATGGCCTCCTGCGCCTCAGAGAGCCACTCCCACTGGGTCCACACTCCCATCGAATGCACAGAGCTGGACCTGCAAAAGttttccagctctgcctccaaTACTGGAGCTGAGACCCTGGGGGGGAACACAGCTGAAAGCTCTGGAGACAGGCTGGAACTCAATGTGCCCTTTGAAGTCCCCAGCCCTTAA